The following coding sequences are from one Candidatus Ozemobacteraceae bacterium window:
- a CDS encoding NUDIX hydrolase has translation MLDSSVPVVRVRVTVALRHPDGRLCFVRHLKDGRRYWLLPGGGQDAFEPLEETARRELREELRITVSGLKFLGLRETMNRAAGRHIQFPIFEALNPDLSTLGTGEDPRVEGVDFFTADELTGRPIFPNMGEDIRKIARGERIEPFRTLEWVP, from the coding sequence ATGCTCGATTCGTCCGTACCTGTCGTCCGCGTCCGCGTGACCGTCGCTCTGCGTCATCCGGACGGCCGCCTCTGTTTCGTCCGGCATCTCAAGGATGGCCGGCGCTACTGGCTGCTTCCCGGGGGCGGACAGGACGCGTTCGAACCCCTCGAGGAAACGGCCCGGCGCGAGTTACGGGAAGAGCTCCGCATCACCGTTTCCGGGCTGAAATTCCTCGGCCTTCGCGAGACGATGAACCGCGCGGCCGGCCGGCACATCCAGTTCCCCATCTTCGAGGCTTTGAATCCCGATCTTTCGACGCTCGGCACGGGGGAAGACCCTCGCGTCGAAGGCGTCGACTTTTTCACGGCCGACGAACTGACCGGGCGACCGATTTTCCCGAACATGGGCGAGGACATCCGGAAAATCGCCCGAGGCGAGCGTATCGAACCGTTCCGCACCCTGGAATGGGTCCCCTGA
- a CDS encoding Flp family type IVb pilin, with amino-acid sequence MNLIQRFVREEEGQGLVEYALIIGLIAVLAIVALTFAGGKVSGMLGYIGDQMVTTGS; translated from the coding sequence ATGAACCTGATTCAGCGCTTTGTGAGAGAAGAAGAAGGCCAGGGTCTTGTCGAGTACGCCCTCATCATCGGCCTCATCGCCGTTCTCGCCATCGTGGCTCTCACCTTCGCCGGCGGCAAGGTCAGCGGCATGCTCGGCTACATCGGCGACCAGATGGTCACCACCGGCTCCTGA
- a CDS encoding SH3 domain-containing protein: MKIIKIISVLVIIASVIALGIFAGKQMFRMLEEKSQTPAASAGPSPNTPVAAAPAPAVSVPATGGTSPEFRPSAPSAITQTAGVAPASPSPALSSGSSTAATDPGKSLHGNEVAYALTNGVKVRESASTQAKEMMRVNQGTKGFVLERSDGWTKIKWDFNKKIGWTRDDLLLIGPQEVLSTMVDHNGKLIGDQSVASVTASAVASMTAARIQAAAKKAQTIAMTVSTAVAKPAAPAETVKGYVAGGKLPEEGTIIADPLAKIRSSPDVKSQLVGKAPKGLTVKILAAQQAGKYMWFRISYNNGKKEGWTREDNLQF; encoded by the coding sequence GTGAAAATTATTAAGATTATCTCCGTTCTCGTGATCATCGCTTCCGTCATCGCCCTGGGCATTTTTGCGGGCAAGCAGATGTTTCGGATGCTGGAAGAGAAAAGCCAGACTCCTGCCGCATCGGCCGGGCCGTCGCCGAATACACCCGTCGCAGCGGCGCCCGCACCCGCCGTTTCTGTTCCAGCGACGGGAGGAACGTCCCCGGAATTCCGGCCGTCGGCGCCTTCAGCAATCACACAGACCGCCGGCGTTGCGCCGGCATCCCCCTCGCCCGCTCTCTCTTCCGGCAGCTCGACTGCGGCAACGGATCCCGGGAAATCTCTTCACGGAAACGAGGTCGCATACGCGCTGACGAACGGCGTGAAGGTTCGTGAATCCGCTTCGACACAGGCAAAAGAAATGATGCGGGTCAACCAGGGAACGAAGGGGTTCGTTCTCGAGCGCAGCGATGGGTGGACGAAAATCAAATGGGATTTCAACAAGAAGATCGGCTGGACCCGCGACGATCTGCTGCTGATAGGCCCACAGGAAGTTCTTTCGACGATGGTCGATCATAACGGGAAACTGATCGGCGACCAGAGCGTTGCGAGTGTGACTGCTTCCGCCGTTGCAAGCATGACCGCCGCCCGGATCCAGGCGGCGGCGAAGAAAGCGCAAACCATCGCGATGACGGTCAGCACCGCCGTCGCAAAGCCGGCGGCTCCGGCCGAAACGGTGAAGGGATACGTGGCCGGCGGCAAGCTTCCCGAAGAGGGAACGATCATAGCCGACCCGCTCGCGAAGATCCGGAGCAGCCCCGACGTGAAGTCTCAGCTGGTTGGAAAAGCTCCGAAGGGGCTCACCGTGAAGATCCTCGCCGCCCAGCAGGCCGGGAAATACATGTGGTTCCGCATTTCCTACAACAACGGCAAAAAAGAGGGCTGGACGCGGGAGGACAATCTCCAGTTCTGA
- a CDS encoding Flp family type IVb pilin, producing MNLIQRFVREEEGQGLVEYALIIGLIAVLAIVALTFAGGKVSGMLGYIGDKMVTTGS from the coding sequence ATGAACCTGATTCAGCGCTTTGTGAGAGAAGAAGAAGGCCAGGGTCTTGTCGAGTACGCCCTCATCATCGGCCTCATCGCCGTTCTCGCCATCGTGGCTCTCACCTTCGCCGGCGGCAAGGTCAGCGGCATGCTCGGCTACATCGGCGACAAGATGGTCACCACCGGTTCCTGA
- a CDS encoding protein-glutamate O-methyltransferase CheR produces MSRSFSPNEYAQLRDFLSREFGLFFDTSKVTFLENRVLPLIEKYRCSDMNGLISVIQSDQARRIELLDIITTNETWFFRHPRHFDILRDELLPPLLRSRDQEGQRKLSIWSAGCSIGAEAYSIAISIFETLRDPTPWNISIIGSDIASSALERARRGVYTSTELKLLSNMLITRYFTPTGTGEFRVKPDLTAIVRFEHLNLLDVWPDRKFDIIFCRNTMIYFKEATKAALTERIYKALEPGGMFFTSATETLHWKGDDEFEKLFLHGEYVYHKRPATKSYVLYRFQTPSDLLRALNLLVKFNHEYQLMNIPQTSPSSPRKALFVPKRLQLAVGRLFDEANLRNVVSEEFRK; encoded by the coding sequence ATGAGCCGCTCGTTCTCTCCCAACGAGTATGCCCAGTTGCGCGATTTCCTTTCGCGCGAGTTCGGCCTTTTTTTCGACACGAGCAAGGTCACGTTTCTCGAAAACCGCGTTCTCCCGCTCATCGAAAAGTACCGGTGCTCCGACATGAACGGGCTGATCTCCGTCATCCAGTCGGATCAGGCCCGGAGGATCGAACTGCTGGACATCATCACGACGAACGAGACCTGGTTTTTCAGACACCCGAGACATTTCGACATTCTCCGGGATGAACTGCTCCCCCCCCTTCTCCGTTCCCGCGACCAGGAAGGCCAGCGGAAGCTTTCCATCTGGTCCGCCGGGTGTTCGATCGGCGCCGAGGCATATTCTATAGCCATATCGATATTCGAGACGCTTCGCGATCCGACTCCATGGAACATCTCCATCATCGGCAGCGACATCGCCTCATCGGCCCTCGAGCGCGCCCGCCGAGGGGTGTATACCTCGACCGAACTAAAACTGCTGTCGAACATGCTCATCACCCGGTATTTCACACCCACCGGCACCGGCGAGTTCCGCGTCAAGCCCGATCTTACCGCGATCGTGCGCTTCGAGCACCTCAACCTGCTCGACGTCTGGCCCGACCGGAAATTCGACATCATCTTCTGCCGCAACACGATGATCTACTTCAAGGAAGCAACCAAGGCCGCCCTGACCGAACGAATTTACAAAGCCCTCGAGCCCGGCGGTATGTTCTTCACGAGCGCGACCGAAACCCTCCACTGGAAAGGCGACGACGAATTCGAGAAGCTGTTCCTCCACGGCGAATACGTGTATCACAAGCGCCCGGCGACGAAGTCCTACGTCCTCTATCGGTTTCAGACGCCCTCCGATCTTCTGCGGGCCCTGAACCTCCTCGTCAAGTTCAACCATGAGTATCAGCTCATGAACATCCCGCAGACTTCCCCCTCTTCCCCCCGGAAGGCGCTCTTCGTCCCCAAGCGCCTGCAGTTGGCCGTCGGCCGGCTGTTCGACGAGGCGAATCTGCGCAACGTCGTCTCAGAAGAGTTCCGAAAATAG
- a CDS encoding prepilin-type N-terminal cleavage/methylation domain-containing protein: MRREGVTLIEVMMAVIVLALLLTALYHTFSSSRRQAQAVMQAHQTNDELQRLFDKITDDIRESNFILEGTPPKATLEQSKTLNTGDAANYISFHKVTYDFSIQPKSLGDNQYNYTQLRVTYKLEKVDPDQATGPYILWRETLPFDDRRQEVPAQRARKVMMENIDEMVFFRLNEPNLPHHDSVCIRARLTGRGKEGKYDSTLLTSIRQRGAEPQ; the protein is encoded by the coding sequence ATGCGACGTGAAGGTGTGACGCTCATCGAGGTCATGATGGCGGTCATCGTTCTCGCCCTGCTCCTGACGGCCCTCTATCACACGTTTTCCTCATCCCGCAGACAGGCGCAGGCGGTCATGCAGGCGCACCAGACGAACGACGAGCTTCAGCGGCTCTTCGACAAGATCACCGACGACATTCGCGAGTCGAACTTCATCCTCGAAGGCACGCCCCCCAAGGCAACTCTGGAGCAGTCGAAAACGCTGAACACCGGAGACGCGGCAAACTATATCTCGTTCCATAAAGTGACGTACGATTTTTCCATTCAGCCGAAAAGTCTCGGAGACAACCAGTATAACTACACGCAGTTGCGCGTCACCTACAAACTCGAGAAGGTGGACCCCGATCAGGCGACCGGCCCGTATATTCTCTGGCGGGAAACGTTGCCGTTCGACGACCGGCGCCAGGAAGTCCCGGCCCAGCGGGCGCGCAAGGTCATGATGGAAAACATCGACGAAATGGTATTCTTCAGGCTCAATGAGCCGAACCTGCCGCACCATGACAGCGTCTGTATTCGTGCGCGGCTGACGGGCCGCGGGAAGGAAGGCAAATACGACTCGACGCTTCTGACATCGATCAGGCAAAGGGGGGCCGAACCGCAATGA
- a CDS encoding DUF362 domain-containing protein, with protein sequence MNRRQFLKWSLAAVGAAGLGALIGRYWHRRCRVWVLPGQDYQRDLSRDVAGVLAQEELALKGKKVLIKPNFVECHPGRPINTDARLIAQVADACFRLGALSVAVAEGPGHRRDPWYSIYHSTLREALPSQVRCIDLNHGDLVKVPNKGWYTKLQHFYITTPLAEADLVISMPKMKTHHWMGVTLSMKNLFGNLPGIVYGWPKNLLHVQGVARSIVDLTLTMPPAFVVVDGITGMEGDGPIMGTAKPMGVVVMGRDPLAVDATCARMMGFEPGNIPYMALAMPHIPGMLDEMNDYPAEHPRRFASTFACVDAFRSWQTGPFW encoded by the coding sequence ATGAATCGAAGACAGTTTTTGAAATGGTCCCTTGCCGCCGTCGGGGCTGCGGGCCTTGGGGCCCTCATCGGCCGTTATTGGCACAGACGGTGCCGTGTATGGGTGCTCCCCGGACAGGATTACCAACGTGATCTTTCCCGTGATGTTGCTGGAGTGCTGGCACAGGAAGAACTCGCTCTGAAAGGGAAAAAGGTTCTCATAAAGCCCAACTTCGTTGAATGTCACCCGGGAAGGCCTATCAATACCGATGCAAGACTCATCGCCCAGGTTGCCGACGCCTGCTTCCGGCTGGGCGCTTTATCCGTAGCGGTGGCGGAAGGTCCCGGCCACAGGCGGGACCCTTGGTATTCGATCTATCATTCGACATTGCGTGAGGCATTACCATCCCAAGTGAGGTGTATTGACCTCAATCATGGCGATCTCGTGAAAGTGCCAAATAAAGGGTGGTACACCAAACTCCAGCATTTTTACATCACGACCCCGCTTGCCGAAGCGGATCTCGTCATCAGTATGCCCAAGATGAAGACTCATCACTGGATGGGCGTGACGCTTTCCATGAAAAACCTGTTCGGGAACCTGCCCGGCATCGTCTATGGCTGGCCAAAAAACCTCCTGCACGTGCAGGGCGTTGCCAGGTCGATCGTGGACCTCACTCTCACGATGCCGCCCGCATTCGTTGTTGTGGACGGTATTACCGGCATGGAAGGGGACGGCCCGATCATGGGAACGGCGAAGCCGATGGGAGTTGTGGTGATGGGGAGGGACCCCCTGGCCGTCGATGCAACCTGCGCCCGCATGATGGGCTTCGAGCCTGGAAATATCCCATACATGGCGCTTGCCATGCCGCATATCCCTGGAATGCTGGACGAGATGAACGATTATCCGGCCGAGCATCCCCGCAGATTCGCTTCGACCTTTGCCTGTGTGGATGCGTTCAGATCGTGGCAGACTGGCCCGTTCTGGTAA
- a CDS encoding tetratricopeptide repeat protein, with amino-acid sequence MIDKKYDQIINDCKKRIAANPRDFFAYYQLARAVEMTGETDTSIGIYREALAINPKDAYAHNFLGLAFKNKGMLNEAITEFKKAIMFNTNYAFPYSNLGIIYKQKGMYDEAIIRFKKAISLKPDFAFAHLQLGLIYKLKKLYDEAIIRFRNAIDLNHDYAYAHFALGSTYLEIGRPRKAIVEFKKAIILNPQDSHALSQLGRAMISMKQYDEAVTVLRTSIELNPDNAFTFLNVGLAHFHAGRNDEAIESLKRVLDISPDMTEARVLLGQSFFRKSMDDAALQEFRRALKTDPKFPRLHFHIGTVLRKKNETQKAIDEFKLENGLNPNDAELHFNLGLAYKDRGMLDEAVGELKRALYLDAGLSRCHDMLGEIYDVKGQNDQAVTHWRKAAELRKKGEARDMAEKVAPPVRTRSEMDLMIERYRVEVAAHPDNAEAHYKLASAYKNKEMYDEAIIEFRKVLALNPYDSFAHYNLEVIYRLKGIDDQNLVRWKRSVAINPENAGAHYRLGLAYKEKGMLDEAIREWEKAVALDPDFSHAHLQLGIAYKSTGHSDEALKAWNRTIEIDPEFQEAFMHLGKAYLNQGMLDEAVAAIKKTIRLKPDDVECRFVLGLIYKNNGMLEQARDTFEDLLSVKEDHVAGLVNLGAVYKNLNQLENALNCLMMAIRLDERQFFAHYLLGTVYRALGSFEQAEESFKKSITLNPDDAFSQYSLGVIYKNSGRLPLAIKAFSKAIELDSDDGYSYSHLALSLYEQGQLHDAINAFRRSVEINPEDTYALYNLGMVLMDNHDTDSAIEVLVKAVNLAPEDPYACFNLGQAYEEKRLLPEAKACYQRAGQHAPKNSQISRFVQEAMARLK; translated from the coding sequence ATGATCGACAAAAAATACGATCAGATCATCAACGACTGCAAGAAGCGCATCGCGGCCAATCCCCGCGACTTTTTCGCGTATTACCAGCTCGCGCGGGCGGTCGAGATGACCGGTGAGACCGACACGTCGATCGGTATCTATCGCGAGGCTCTCGCAATCAATCCCAAAGATGCGTACGCGCACAATTTTCTCGGGCTCGCGTTCAAGAACAAGGGCATGCTCAACGAGGCCATCACCGAGTTCAAGAAGGCGATCATGTTCAACACGAACTACGCCTTTCCCTACTCGAACCTCGGCATCATCTACAAGCAGAAGGGCATGTACGACGAGGCGATCATCCGCTTCAAGAAGGCGATATCGCTCAAGCCCGACTTCGCTTTCGCGCACCTGCAACTCGGCCTCATTTACAAACTCAAGAAGCTGTATGACGAGGCGATCATCCGGTTCCGCAACGCCATCGATCTGAACCACGATTACGCCTACGCCCATTTCGCGCTCGGATCGACGTATCTCGAGATCGGAAGGCCGCGCAAGGCGATCGTCGAGTTCAAGAAGGCGATCATCCTGAACCCGCAGGATTCGCACGCCTTGAGCCAGCTCGGCCGGGCCATGATCTCGATGAAGCAGTATGACGAAGCCGTCACGGTTCTTCGCACCTCGATCGAGCTGAACCCGGACAACGCGTTCACGTTCCTGAACGTCGGTCTCGCCCACTTTCACGCCGGTCGCAACGACGAGGCGATCGAGTCGCTGAAGCGGGTCCTCGACATCAGCCCCGACATGACCGAAGCGCGCGTGCTGCTCGGCCAGTCGTTCTTCCGGAAATCGATGGACGACGCCGCCCTGCAGGAGTTCAGGCGGGCCCTCAAGACGGACCCGAAGTTTCCGCGGCTCCATTTCCACATCGGGACGGTTCTGCGGAAGAAAAACGAGACACAGAAGGCGATCGACGAGTTCAAGCTGGAAAACGGGCTGAATCCGAACGACGCCGAATTGCATTTCAACCTGGGCCTCGCCTACAAGGACCGCGGCATGCTCGACGAGGCCGTCGGGGAACTGAAGCGGGCGCTGTATCTCGACGCGGGTTTGTCGCGCTGTCATGACATGCTCGGCGAGATCTACGACGTGAAGGGACAGAACGACCAGGCCGTCACGCACTGGCGCAAGGCCGCAGAACTGCGCAAGAAGGGCGAGGCCCGGGACATGGCCGAAAAAGTCGCCCCTCCCGTGCGGACGCGCTCCGAGATGGATCTCATGATCGAGCGGTACCGCGTCGAGGTCGCCGCCCACCCGGACAACGCCGAAGCTCACTACAAGCTTGCCTCCGCATACAAGAACAAGGAAATGTACGACGAGGCGATCATCGAGTTCCGAAAGGTCCTCGCCCTGAATCCCTACGACTCGTTCGCCCATTATAATCTAGAAGTTATATATCGTTTGAAAGGCATAGACGATCAGAACCTCGTCCGCTGGAAGCGATCGGTCGCGATCAACCCCGAGAACGCGGGCGCGCATTACCGGCTCGGCCTCGCCTACAAGGAGAAGGGCATGCTCGACGAGGCGATCCGCGAGTGGGAAAAGGCAGTCGCTCTCGACCCCGACTTCTCGCACGCGCATCTCCAGCTCGGCATCGCCTACAAGAGCACGGGCCATTCGGACGAGGCGTTGAAGGCCTGGAACCGCACGATCGAGATCGATCCCGAGTTCCAGGAGGCGTTCATGCACCTGGGGAAGGCCTACCTGAACCAGGGCATGCTCGACGAGGCCGTCGCCGCGATCAAGAAGACGATCCGGCTGAAGCCCGACGACGTCGAGTGCCGATTCGTTCTCGGGCTGATCTACAAGAACAACGGGATGCTCGAGCAGGCCCGCGACACCTTCGAGGATCTGCTGTCCGTGAAGGAAGACCATGTGGCCGGACTGGTGAACCTGGGAGCCGTCTACAAGAACCTGAACCAGCTCGAAAACGCCCTCAACTGCCTGATGATGGCCATCCGGCTCGACGAACGACAATTCTTCGCCCATTACCTGCTCGGAACCGTTTACCGTGCGCTGGGCAGCTTCGAGCAGGCCGAAGAGTCGTTCAAAAAGTCGATCACGCTGAACCCGGACGATGCCTTCTCGCAGTACAGCCTCGGCGTGATCTACAAGAACTCGGGCCGCCTTCCGCTCGCGATCAAGGCGTTTTCCAAGGCAATCGAACTCGACTCGGACGACGGGTATTCGTATTCCCATCTCGCATTGTCGCTATATGAGCAGGGACAGCTGCACGACGCCATCAACGCGTTCCGGCGCTCGGTCGAAATCAACCCGGAAGACACCTACGCGCTGTACAACCTCGGCATGGTGCTGATGGACAATCACGACACCGACTCGGCCATCGAGGTTCTGGTGAAGGCCGTCAACCTCGCGCCGGAAGACCCGTATGCCTGCTTCAACCTCGGCCAGGCATACGAGGAGAAGCGGTTGCTGCCCGAAGCGAAGGCATGCTACCAGCGCGCCGGTCAGCATGCGCCCAAGAACAGCCAGATCTCGCGGTTCGTCCAGGAAGCGATGGCCCGACTGAAATAA
- a CDS encoding right-handed parallel beta-helix repeat-containing protein, whose translation MRSFIRTNALAAVLVCLGALAALIGCEADNSVTPREGELQGTVYSKSGTALKDVLVSWTYDPTRWGRSGADGVFHVAGIGFGEQEFVATRSGYRPKTFRAAIYSNAVSVITNVTMETSSFDYQDITVADYSSTHAVITWKTTDYTNGLVEYGTTDSYGSYVNEPSGQYATTHSVTITGLKPNQLYFFRIVASRQGRESETSSSGSFSTLAPLDDSTVPAPPSGTSIAVDGTPNQVVVFWAPNTENDLKGYRIYRSELPSSGYAMVSDTLIAKGQERYTDTTVRTGMKYYYRVSAVDQAGNESGPSEIVSMLVPGEITGTVTWTLANSPFVVPGDITVTDMGTLKIDPGVVVKISDSDVLRTNDTGKVELLVTGGVLIASTSSEQPIIFTSERPTPSAGDWGGITISDSPDATTSLCGVTIAYAATGLKLEKAAGHFQRLILDHCSVGARILSCTDLALNASRVLYTPDGVKATGNTRLSITNSTFSHGVTGIDASGNDASTYSGNNFFDLSGVGLSCADTAGSISVTNNLFVAKTGLGLRISDQPPIVDYNTFDAAYGIQVVNGVPTIRKNILVAGTSFTGQGFKGIENLGGQTTPPVFGPNSVYGFPAGKEYIGCASASGSLASSPLFVRDFTGDTYDYRLQQAFPSTGDQWGIQRTERPE comes from the coding sequence ATGCGCTCATTCATACGCACCAACGCCCTGGCAGCGGTTCTTGTCTGTCTCGGCGCGCTCGCGGCGCTCATCGGATGCGAGGCGGACAACAGCGTCACGCCGCGCGAAGGCGAGCTTCAGGGAACCGTGTATTCGAAAAGCGGCACCGCCCTGAAAGACGTGCTCGTGAGCTGGACGTATGATCCCACCCGCTGGGGACGGAGCGGCGCCGACGGCGTGTTTCACGTCGCCGGCATCGGTTTCGGCGAGCAGGAGTTCGTCGCGACGAGATCCGGCTACCGCCCGAAGACGTTCAGGGCCGCCATCTATTCGAATGCCGTTTCCGTGATCACGAACGTCACCATGGAGACCTCCTCGTTCGATTACCAGGACATCACGGTCGCTGATTATTCCTCCACGCATGCGGTGATCACCTGGAAGACGACCGATTACACGAACGGCCTCGTCGAATACGGCACCACCGACAGTTACGGAAGTTACGTCAACGAGCCCTCCGGCCAGTATGCGACGACCCACAGCGTGACGATCACGGGCCTCAAGCCCAATCAGCTGTATTTCTTCCGAATCGTGGCATCCCGGCAGGGACGAGAATCAGAGACGTCATCGAGCGGCTCTTTCTCTACGCTTGCTCCGCTGGATGACTCGACCGTGCCTGCCCCGCCGTCGGGAACATCGATCGCCGTTGACGGAACTCCGAACCAAGTTGTCGTCTTCTGGGCGCCAAACACCGAGAACGACCTGAAGGGATACCGGATCTACCGCTCGGAACTTCCATCGAGCGGCTACGCGATGGTTTCCGACACGCTCATTGCGAAAGGCCAGGAACGGTATACGGACACGACGGTCAGAACCGGCATGAAATACTATTACCGAGTGTCGGCCGTCGACCAGGCGGGGAACGAAAGCGGGCCGTCCGAGATCGTGTCGATGCTGGTTCCCGGCGAAATCACGGGCACCGTGACCTGGACTCTGGCCAACAGCCCCTTCGTCGTCCCGGGTGATATTACAGTGACCGATATGGGAACGCTGAAGATCGACCCCGGCGTCGTCGTGAAAATCTCTGATTCCGACGTGCTGCGAACAAACGACACGGGGAAAGTCGAGCTTCTCGTCACCGGCGGCGTTCTGATTGCCAGCACGAGTTCCGAACAGCCCATCATTTTCACGTCAGAGCGGCCGACGCCGTCTGCAGGAGACTGGGGCGGAATAACCATTTCCGACTCGCCAGACGCCACGACGTCCCTCTGCGGCGTCACGATCGCGTATGCAGCCACAGGACTGAAACTCGAAAAAGCGGCGGGGCATTTCCAGAGATTAATTCTGGACCATTGTTCCGTGGGCGCCCGGATTCTCTCCTGCACCGATCTAGCTCTCAACGCCTCGAGGGTTCTGTACACGCCGGACGGCGTGAAGGCCACAGGCAACACCCGGCTTTCGATAACAAACAGTACCTTTTCTCACGGCGTCACCGGAATCGATGCGAGCGGGAACGACGCCTCGACCTACTCCGGCAACAACTTCTTCGATCTTTCCGGGGTCGGGCTCTCCTGCGCCGACACGGCCGGCTCCATCAGCGTCACGAACAACCTGTTCGTGGCGAAGACGGGGCTGGGGCTGAGAATTTCCGATCAACCGCCGATCGTTGATTACAACACCTTCGACGCGGCGTACGGCATCCAGGTCGTCAACGGCGTTCCGACGATCCGAAAAAACATTCTCGTCGCGGGCACGAGTTTCACGGGCCAGGGTTTCAAGGGAATCGAGAATCTCGGAGGCCAGACCACGCCGCCGGTTTTCGGACCGAACAGCGTTTACGGATTCCCGGCCGGAAAAGAGTACATCGGTTGCGCGTCGGCATCGGGAAGCCTCGCCTCGTCGCCTCTCTTCGTCAGGGACTTTACGGGCGACACGTATGACTACCGCCTTCAGCAGGCGTTCCCGAGCACCGGCGACCAGTGGGGCATCCAGCGCACCGAACGGCCGGAGTGA
- a CDS encoding terpene cyclase/mutase family protein: MRADEWIRHWNLFAGMRFPDGSFPYAPGLRSAVEPTIHAVLAGLAGGVDPRELAPSIAWLSGRRNQDGSVPCSPEFPDQGLWVTAPWVVAMAKAGDTRSVSAAVEFLLSFVSITVQNTSTNDLDGSLTGWPWGKGAFSWVEPTAWSLLALEAAGKSDHPRVEEGRKLLLDRQIPAGGWNYGNKTVYGQELIPFADTTALALLALCERVPEASIERSIRFLETDAATQESPYGLALTGLALRRCRRPNGDAVLKRLEGCVSMMAGERLNTVHLGLALQALGSRGVLWE, from the coding sequence ATGAGAGCCGATGAATGGATACGCCACTGGAATCTGTTTGCGGGAATGCGTTTTCCCGACGGCAGCTTCCCCTATGCGCCAGGATTGCGTTCGGCGGTCGAACCCACCATTCATGCCGTTCTTGCAGGACTGGCCGGGGGCGTGGATCCCCGGGAACTTGCCCCTTCCATCGCATGGCTTTCCGGAAGACGGAACCAGGACGGTTCCGTTCCCTGTTCCCCTGAATTCCCGGATCAGGGTCTTTGGGTCACCGCTCCTTGGGTCGTTGCCATGGCGAAAGCTGGAGATACCCGTTCTGTCTCCGCCGCTGTCGAGTTCCTGCTTTCCTTCGTCTCCATCACGGTGCAGAACACCAGCACGAACGATCTCGACGGCTCGCTGACGGGCTGGCCCTGGGGAAAAGGTGCGTTTTCCTGGGTAGAGCCGACCGCCTGGAGCCTGCTCGCACTCGAAGCGGCGGGAAAGAGTGACCATCCCAGGGTTGAAGAAGGACGAAAACTGTTGCTGGACAGGCAGATTCCGGCCGGGGGATGGAACTACGGCAACAAGACCGTCTACGGACAGGAACTGATCCCGTTCGCCGATACGACGGCCTTGGCCCTTCTGGCCCTCTGCGAGAGGGTTCCCGAGGCTTCCATTGAACGTTCGATACGATTCCTCGAAACGGATGCTGCAACTCAGGAGTCTCCCTATGGCCTGGCGCTGACGGGGCTCGCTCTGCGACGTTGCCGAAGACCGAACGGCGATGCCGTGTTGAAACGCCTGGAAGGCTGTGTGTCGATGATGGCGGGTGAGCGGCTGAATACGGTGCATCTCGGTCTGGCCCTTCAGGCTCTGGGGTCACGGGGAGTCCTCTGGGAATGA